The following coding sequences are from one Neodiprion lecontei isolate iyNeoLeco1 chromosome 7, iyNeoLeco1.1, whole genome shotgun sequence window:
- the LOC107222501 gene encoding T-cell immunomodulatory protein isoform X1: MHRSFSGRLFRLHVPGLCKAIEMGKAILFVYLISNFLIVARCSDITSTVYGKILDKMPAAFGDFNSDELTDVFVIDTDGKSVEIMLAAEQEPLLRPGVGLKCTFNNSVTSIVPGDFDGDAFMDVFVTTIKDGLTYGHILWGGNGQLNCTPESNPVIVMFGQPLAIDYNQDMIIDLFGLDANQTRTFWIFNKNRTSPAVVKMQSKNGDNFALIRKPHSNAFLDYNGDFMPDLFITTENGFEIWLGSEENFTLHQNISLPHNFAVVGQSLFLDVELTGKMDLILPACYDAACKNSTIMIHSNGWHNLQVDFKDPDNIDWGFCKPNGRRYTDTITLRGGDFNMDGYPDLLATLTVASESEPRTFLLENVPCTNCKEFSRKFSVQWTALNPLNNRTVMAVFYDFYQDGILDVILIEQEGNEYRTLAFKNSLDYDANFVKVMVLTGLSNSLYPITPGTLGKKKRTYGTNLPGPSIAYKTTTQDGSMRMAVAAQLPQSAHFSLNLPYSTFGLGRTPNFIDTLTIGLSNKSREWTQIIPNSQMVVIPTPISEPSRWKVQLFVTPSKLILLSVAALTATCALIIAIIFGLYWKERREDKIEKLQEAHRFHFDAM; this comes from the exons atgcatagaTCATTTTCCGGACGGCTGTTTCGATTACATGTACCTGG ACTATGTAAAGCTATCGAAATGGGCAAggcaattttatttgtttacctcatctcgaattttttaattgtcgCACGATGCAGCGACATAACATCAACGgtatatggaaaaattttggacAAGATGCCTGCAGCGTTTGGCGATTTCAACTCTGACGAATTGACGGATGTATTTGTGATCGACACGGATGGTAAATCCGTTGAAATTATGCTGGCAGCCGAGCAAGAGCCTCTCCTGAGGCCTGGGGTAGGCTTAAAGTGTACCTTTAATAATTCAGTGACCAGCATTGTGCCTGGGGATTTTGATGGTGACGCATTTATGGATGTTTTCGTAACAACGATAAAGGACGGTCTAACCTACGGACACATTTTGTGGGGCGGAAACGGGCAGTTGAATTGTACACCTGAGTCGAATCCAGTAATTGTGATGTTTGGACAGCCGTTAGCCATCGATTACAACCAAGACATGATTATTGATTTGTTTGGACTTGATGCAAATCAAACAAGAACATTTTGGATATTCAATAAGAATAGAACTTCACCAGCAGTTGTAAAAATGCAATCTAAAAATGGGGATAACTTTGCGCTCATAAGAAAACCACATTCCAACGCGTTTCTAGATTACAATGGCGATTTTATGcctgatttatttataacaacgGAGAatggatttgaaatttggctGGGAAGCGAGGAGAACTTCACTCTTCATCAAAACATCAGCTTGCCGCATAATTTCGCCGTCGTTGGTCAATCTTTATTCTTGGACGTCGAGCTCACTGGCAAAATGGACCTGATTCTACCCGCATGTTATGATGCCGCATGCAAGAACAGCACTATTATGATACACTCAAATGGGTGGCACAATTTACAAGTAGATTTCAAAGATCCTGACAACATTGACTGGGGTTTCTGTAAACCTAACGGGCGGCGTTACACGGATACAATAACTCTGAGAGGCGGCGATTTCAACATGGATGGGTACCCAGATTTACTGGCAACTTTGACAGTTGCGTCAGAATCTGAGCCCAGAACATTCTTGCTTGAGAACGTACCTTGCACAAACTGTAAAGAGTTtagtcgaaaattttctgtaCAATGGACAGCTCTGAATCCCTTGAACAACAGAACAGTTATGGCTGTCTTCTATGATTTTTATCAAGATGGCATATTGGACGTGATTTTGATAGAGCAAGAGGGAAATGAATACCGAACTCTGGCGTTCAAAAATAGCTTGGACTACGATGCTAATTTTGTTAAAGTCATGGTTTTGACTGGGTTATCGAACAGCCTGTATCCCATCACGCCTGGAACACTTGGCAAGAAGAAACGGACCTATGGCACAAATCTACCAGGCCCATCGATCGCTTACAAAACGACGACACAGGATGGAAGTATGCGCATGGCAGTAGCGGCACAATTACCGCAGAGCGCACACTTCTCCCTCAATTTGCCATACTCAACGTTTGGGTTGGGTCGCACTCCAAATTTTATTGATACCCTCACAATAGGGTTGAGCAACAAGTCCCGAGAATGGACACAAATTATTCCCAATTCCCAGATGGTCGTGATTCCGACACCAATCTCTGAACCTTCTAGATGGAAAGTTCAGTTATTTGTAACACCCAGTAAACTGATCCTATTGAGCGTTGCTGCATTGACTGCAACTTGCGCTCTGATTATTGCCATAATTTTTGGACTATATTGGAAAGAAAGGAGAgaggataaaattgaaaaacttcagGAGGCACACAGATTCCATTTTGATGCTATGTAA
- the LOC107222501 gene encoding T-cell immunomodulatory protein isoform X2 — translation MGKAILFVYLISNFLIVARCSDITSTVYGKILDKMPAAFGDFNSDELTDVFVIDTDGKSVEIMLAAEQEPLLRPGVGLKCTFNNSVTSIVPGDFDGDAFMDVFVTTIKDGLTYGHILWGGNGQLNCTPESNPVIVMFGQPLAIDYNQDMIIDLFGLDANQTRTFWIFNKNRTSPAVVKMQSKNGDNFALIRKPHSNAFLDYNGDFMPDLFITTENGFEIWLGSEENFTLHQNISLPHNFAVVGQSLFLDVELTGKMDLILPACYDAACKNSTIMIHSNGWHNLQVDFKDPDNIDWGFCKPNGRRYTDTITLRGGDFNMDGYPDLLATLTVASESEPRTFLLENVPCTNCKEFSRKFSVQWTALNPLNNRTVMAVFYDFYQDGILDVILIEQEGNEYRTLAFKNSLDYDANFVKVMVLTGLSNSLYPITPGTLGKKKRTYGTNLPGPSIAYKTTTQDGSMRMAVAAQLPQSAHFSLNLPYSTFGLGRTPNFIDTLTIGLSNKSREWTQIIPNSQMVVIPTPISEPSRWKVQLFVTPSKLILLSVAALTATCALIIAIIFGLYWKERREDKIEKLQEAHRFHFDAM, via the coding sequence ATGGGCAAggcaattttatttgtttacctcatctcgaattttttaattgtcgCACGATGCAGCGACATAACATCAACGgtatatggaaaaattttggacAAGATGCCTGCAGCGTTTGGCGATTTCAACTCTGACGAATTGACGGATGTATTTGTGATCGACACGGATGGTAAATCCGTTGAAATTATGCTGGCAGCCGAGCAAGAGCCTCTCCTGAGGCCTGGGGTAGGCTTAAAGTGTACCTTTAATAATTCAGTGACCAGCATTGTGCCTGGGGATTTTGATGGTGACGCATTTATGGATGTTTTCGTAACAACGATAAAGGACGGTCTAACCTACGGACACATTTTGTGGGGCGGAAACGGGCAGTTGAATTGTACACCTGAGTCGAATCCAGTAATTGTGATGTTTGGACAGCCGTTAGCCATCGATTACAACCAAGACATGATTATTGATTTGTTTGGACTTGATGCAAATCAAACAAGAACATTTTGGATATTCAATAAGAATAGAACTTCACCAGCAGTTGTAAAAATGCAATCTAAAAATGGGGATAACTTTGCGCTCATAAGAAAACCACATTCCAACGCGTTTCTAGATTACAATGGCGATTTTATGcctgatttatttataacaacgGAGAatggatttgaaatttggctGGGAAGCGAGGAGAACTTCACTCTTCATCAAAACATCAGCTTGCCGCATAATTTCGCCGTCGTTGGTCAATCTTTATTCTTGGACGTCGAGCTCACTGGCAAAATGGACCTGATTCTACCCGCATGTTATGATGCCGCATGCAAGAACAGCACTATTATGATACACTCAAATGGGTGGCACAATTTACAAGTAGATTTCAAAGATCCTGACAACATTGACTGGGGTTTCTGTAAACCTAACGGGCGGCGTTACACGGATACAATAACTCTGAGAGGCGGCGATTTCAACATGGATGGGTACCCAGATTTACTGGCAACTTTGACAGTTGCGTCAGAATCTGAGCCCAGAACATTCTTGCTTGAGAACGTACCTTGCACAAACTGTAAAGAGTTtagtcgaaaattttctgtaCAATGGACAGCTCTGAATCCCTTGAACAACAGAACAGTTATGGCTGTCTTCTATGATTTTTATCAAGATGGCATATTGGACGTGATTTTGATAGAGCAAGAGGGAAATGAATACCGAACTCTGGCGTTCAAAAATAGCTTGGACTACGATGCTAATTTTGTTAAAGTCATGGTTTTGACTGGGTTATCGAACAGCCTGTATCCCATCACGCCTGGAACACTTGGCAAGAAGAAACGGACCTATGGCACAAATCTACCAGGCCCATCGATCGCTTACAAAACGACGACACAGGATGGAAGTATGCGCATGGCAGTAGCGGCACAATTACCGCAGAGCGCACACTTCTCCCTCAATTTGCCATACTCAACGTTTGGGTTGGGTCGCACTCCAAATTTTATTGATACCCTCACAATAGGGTTGAGCAACAAGTCCCGAGAATGGACACAAATTATTCCCAATTCCCAGATGGTCGTGATTCCGACACCAATCTCTGAACCTTCTAGATGGAAAGTTCAGTTATTTGTAACACCCAGTAAACTGATCCTATTGAGCGTTGCTGCATTGACTGCAACTTGCGCTCTGATTATTGCCATAATTTTTGGACTATATTGGAAAGAAAGGAGAgaggataaaattgaaaaacttcagGAGGCACACAGATTCCATTTTGATGCTATGTAA
- the LOC107222509 gene encoding cyclin-dependent-like kinase 5 — MQKYEKLEKIGEGTYGTVFKAKNRETHEIVALKKVRLDEDDEGVPSSALREICLLKELKHKNIVRLYDVLHSDKKLTLVFEHCDQDLKKYFDSLNGEIDLDVVKSFLYQLLRGLAFCHSHNVLHRDLKPQNLLINKNGELKLADFGLARAFGIPVKCYSAEVVTLWYRPPDVLFGAKLYTTSIDMWSAGCIFAELANAGRPLFPGSDVEDQLKRIFKMLGTPTEETWPGLTTLPDYKSFPPYPTLGGLPQFAPKLNSRGKDLLQRLLVCNPALRLSADEAMAHSYFADLNPAVKNDRCQ, encoded by the exons atgcaaaaatatgagaagctAGAAAAAATCGGGGAAG GAACATACGGTACCGTATTTAAAGCGAAGAACCGTGAAACGCACGAAATCGTAGCTCTGAAAAAAGTCCGGCTAGATGAAGATGATGAA GGTGTTCCATCCTCTGCCCTACGAGAGATTTGCCTCCTCAAAGAGTTGAAACACAAGAATATTGTTCGTCTGTACGACGTTCTTCATAGTGACAAAAAACTGACTCTAGTCTTTGAGCATTGTGATCAAGACCTTAAGAAGTATTTCGATAGTCTTAACGGAGAGATTGACTTGGATGTCGTCAAGTCATTTCT GTACCAGTTATTGCGTGGATTGGCGTTTTGCCACAGCCACAATGTTCTTCACAGGGACCTTAAACCACAGAATTTGCTTATTAACAAG AACGGAGAGCTGAAATTAGCCGACTTTGGATTGGCTAGAGCCTTTGGAATACCAGTAAAATGTTACTCTGCAGAAGTAGTAACTTTGTGGTACCGTCCACCAGACGTCTTGTTCGGAGCAAAATTATACACGACATCCATAGATATGTGGAGTGCAGGGTGTATATTTGCTG AATTAGCAAATGCTGGCAGACCACTATTTCCGGGGTCAGACGTTGAGGATCAGttgaaacgaatttttaaaatgctGGGCACTCCGACTGAAGAAACATGGCCCGGGTTAACTACATTGCCTGATTATAAATCGTTCCCTCCATATCCAACATTAGGTGGATTACCCCAGTTTGCGCCAAAGCTAAACTCTAGAGGCAAAGATTTGCTGCAG agATTATTAGTTTGTAACCCAGCACTACGTCTATCTGCTGACGAGGCGATGGCACACTCGTACTTTGCCGATTTAAATCCAGCTGTGAAGAACGATCGCTGTCAATAG